TCAACAGGGCCGCCACAAGCAACGGCGCACGCGCGCCCGCAGGCCGGCCATGAGGAAACTGCTGCGTCATTGCCGTTCGATATCCCCCGAAGTCCAAAATTCCGGTCGCGTTATAACAGGCCGATCACGGCGAACCCAAGGCATAAGGCGGGCCCAAACCATGCCGCATGGACATCAGGTTGCACCGCAACTGGCGCTTCGCCCGCTTCGTCAGCCGACGAAATCGTCCTCCAGCAACCCATACAGGTAATGGTCCTGCCAGGAGCCGTTGATGCACAGATACCGCCGCGCCACCCCTTCGCGGATGAAGCCGCATTTCTCAAGCACCCGCGCCGACGCCAGATTGCCCGGAATGCAGGCCGCCTCCACGCGATGCAGGTGCAACTCGCCGAACAATGTCGGCAGCAGCACGCGCAGCGCCGCCGTCATATAGCCCTGCTTGGCGTAAGGCTCGCCGATCCAGTAGCCGATGGTGCCGCTCTGGACGATGCCGCGCCGGACATTGGCGAGCGTGACCGCGCCAAGCAGCTTCTGATCGCTCTCGCGGATGATGATGAAGGGATAGGAACGGTCTTCGGCGATGTCTTCGGTATAGCGGCGCAGCCGGCGGCGAAATCCCGCCCGGGTCAGATCGTCGGCCGGCCAGATCGGCTCCCAGGGCGTCAGGTAAGCCCTGCTCGTCCGCCGCAATTCTGACCATTGTTCGTAATCGGCCATCGCCGGCGGGCGCAGCCAGAGGCCACGCTCGCGTGGCATGAGTACGGGAGGCAGCGTGAGGGGCAACCGGAATAACGCCATGGCCACTCTCCTCTCATTGCATCGAGCCGGACGGGCAGCCCGCTCGATCAACACATTCAATCGACCCGCGACGCTGGAGGACGCTGAGTGCGGAAGCGCCCTCCTGGCGCGAAGTGCCTTCTCAGTGAAGAAGCGCCCTCGCCTTCGGCCCGGACAATCCTTCCGCAAACGCCACCGCCTTGTCCAGCCCCCGGCCGCTGCCGAGCGCCACCACCGCCGGGCGGCTGCGGGCGAGCAGCGCCCTTGCCGCATCGCGGGCGGACTCGACGCTGACATTGTCGATCCGCGCGATGATCTCCTCGGTGCCTAGCGGGCGGCCATAAGCCAAAATATGACGCGCCAACTGCTCGGCACGCGCGCTGCAACTCTCCAGCGCCATCAGCAGGCCGGCCTTCATCTGCGCCTTGGCGCGGGCGATTTCCGCCTCCGTCAGCGTCTCGACCGCCTCGTTCATCTCGTCGATGATGACTTCCATCATCTCCGGCGCATCGCTCGGGTCCGTGCCGGTGTAGAGGCTGAAAAAACCTGTGTCGGAATAAGGCTGGTGGAAAGTGTAGATCGAATAGCAAAGCCCGCGCTTCTCGCGCACTTCCTGGAACAGCCGCGACGACATCCCTCCGCCGAGGATGCTGGTGAACACCTGCAAGCTGAACAAGGCGGGATCCGATTGCGGAATGCCTTCGAGCGCGAGCGTCAGATGCGCCTGCTCCAGATCGCGGCGCACGACGCGCGAGCCACCCTTGCCGAACGATGCCGGCGAAGGTTTCGGGCCCGCCTCGGCGCCAAAGCCAGCGAACCGTTGCTCGACATCGGCGACGATCCGGCGATGGTCGATCGCGCCCGAAGCCGCCACAACCATGTCGGGGCCGCGATAATGCGTGGTGAGATAACCGCGCAGCTTGTCGCGCGTGAACGTCGCGAGCGTTTCCGGCGTGCCGAGCAGCGAGCGCCCCATCGGCTGGTCGGGATAGGCTAACTCGCCGAGATATTCGAACACCGCATCGTCGGGCGTATCCATCGCCGCGCCGATCTCCTGCACGATGACGCTTTTCTCGCGCTCCAGTTCGTCCGTATCGAAGGACGGATTCGCCAGAATGTCGGACAGCACGTCGATCGCAAGCGGCACGTCCGCCTTCATGACGCGCGCGTAATAAGCCGTGCTTTCCGAACTCGTCGCGGCGTTGAGATCGCCGCCGACCGCCTCGATCTGCTCGACGATCTCGCGCGAGGTGCGGCTCGCGGTGCCCTTGAACGCCATGTGCTCCAGCAGATGCGAAATGCCGTGCTCGTCCAGCCTCTCGTCGCGGCCGCCGACCCCGGTCCACACGCCGAGCGCCGCCGTTTCCAGATGCGGCATGGCATCGGTGACGACGGTGAGCCCGGAGGGAAGTTTGGTGATTTCGACAGCCATCAATGAACCTCTTGCTTGGCGATACGGGCCGCGGAGAGCACGAAAGCCTCGATAGCCGCGGGATCGTTCTTCATGACGGTGATGTGCTCCTTGCGGCCCATCAGCCCGTCGAGCCAGACCGGCAGGCCGGGGCGCGTGCCGCAGGCTTTCTCGACCGCATCGGGGAATTTCGCCGGATGCGCGGTGGAGAGCACCACGTTCGGGGTTTTGGCATCGGCGTCGTCGCGCTCGGCCACCGCCAGCGCCACAGCCGTGTGCGGATCGACAAGATCGCCCGCCTCGCGGAACGCCGCGCGGATCGTCGCCTCGACCTCCGTCTCGTCGGCGCGACCGGCTTCGAAATCGGCGCGGATCGCGTTGAGCACGTTATCCGGCAACGAGAACCGTCCTGACTGGCCGAGCGAGGCCATCAGTCCGCGCACCAGCGCCGCGTCGCGGCCGCTCGCCTCGAAAATCAGCCGCTCGAAATTCGACGACACCTGAATGTCCATCGAAGGCGACTGCGTGGCGTGAACGCCGCGCACCTCGTAAAGCCCGTTCTGCAAGGTTCGCGCGAGAATGTCGTTGACGTTGGTGGCGATACGCAGCGTGCCGATCGGCAGGCCCATGCGCTTGGCGACGTAACCCGCGAAGATGTCCCCGAAATTTCCGGTCGGCACCGTGAAGTCGATCTCGCGCGCGGGCGCGCCCAGCGCCACCGCCGCCGTGAAGTAATACACCGTCTGCGCCACGATGCGCGCCCAGTTGATCGAATTGACGCCGGACAGCGATACGCGGTCGCGGAACGCATGATGGTTGAACAGCGCCTTCACGATCGCCTGGCAATCGTCGAACGTGCCTTCCACCGCCAGCGCATGGACGTTGGCAGCACCCGTCGTCGTCATCATCCGCCGCTGCACCTCCGAGATGCGG
The nucleotide sequence above comes from [Pseudomonas] carboxydohydrogena. Encoded proteins:
- a CDS encoding GNAT family N-acetyltransferase, with the protein product MALFRLPLTLPPVLMPRERGLWLRPPAMADYEQWSELRRTSRAYLTPWEPIWPADDLTRAGFRRRLRRYTEDIAEDRSYPFIIIRESDQKLLGAVTLANVRRGIVQSGTIGYWIGEPYAKQGYMTAALRVLLPTLFGELHLHRVEAACIPGNLASARVLEKCGFIREGVARRYLCINGSWQDHYLYGLLEDDFVG
- a CDS encoding M16 family metallopeptidase — encoded protein: MAVEITKLPSGLTVVTDAMPHLETAALGVWTGVGGRDERLDEHGISHLLEHMAFKGTASRTSREIVEQIEAVGGDLNAATSSESTAYYARVMKADVPLAIDVLSDILANPSFDTDELEREKSVIVQEIGAAMDTPDDAVFEYLGELAYPDQPMGRSLLGTPETLATFTRDKLRGYLTTHYRGPDMVVAASGAIDHRRIVADVEQRFAGFGAEAGPKPSPASFGKGGSRVVRRDLEQAHLTLALEGIPQSDPALFSLQVFTSILGGGMSSRLFQEVREKRGLCYSIYTFHQPYSDTGFFSLYTGTDPSDAPEMMEVIIDEMNEAVETLTEAEIARAKAQMKAGLLMALESCSARAEQLARHILAYGRPLGTEEIIARIDNVSVESARDAARALLARSRPAVVALGSGRGLDKAVAFAEGLSGPKARALLH
- the thrC gene encoding threonine synthase, which gives rise to MATYLSTRGEAPKLGFCDVMLTGLARDGGLYVPEVWPALSREVIAGFAGRPYWQVATEVIRPFVAGEISDADLGRMTNEAYATFRHPAVVPLDQSGTNQFTLELFHGPTLAFKDVAMQLLSRLMDHVLAKRGARTTIVVATSGDTGGAAVEAFKNRENVDLFVLFPNGRISEVQRRMMTTTGAANVHALAVEGTFDDCQAIVKALFNHHAFRDRVSLSGVNSINWARIVAQTVYYFTAAVALGAPAREIDFTVPTGNFGDIFAGYVAKRMGLPIGTLRIATNVNDILARTLQNGLYEVRGVHATQSPSMDIQVSSNFERLIFEASGRDAALVRGLMASLGQSGRFSLPDNVLNAIRADFEAGRADETEVEATIRAAFREAGDLVDPHTAVALAVAERDDADAKTPNVVLSTAHPAKFPDAVEKACGTRPGLPVWLDGLMGRKEHITVMKNDPAAIEAFVLSAARIAKQEVH